The following are from one region of the Paenibacillus protaetiae genome:
- a CDS encoding ribonuclease HII produces MLEYENELWKEGYTSIAGVDEVGRGCLFGDVVAAAVILPPHLVLEGVDDSKKLSEKKRDKLYDVILQSCTAWAVGRVDVETIDRINIKQASRLAMKLAVEALHVKADYLLVDAEKVDVPQPQLAIIKGDATSQSIAAASIIAKVTRDRLCAGEWEALYPAYGIAVHKGYGTKFHREKLLEYGPSPLHRQSFLKKIIQVEQQLLF; encoded by the coding sequence ATGCTGGAATATGAAAATGAGCTGTGGAAGGAAGGCTACACTTCCATTGCCGGAGTCGACGAGGTTGGTCGGGGCTGTTTGTTTGGCGATGTAGTTGCGGCTGCCGTTATTTTGCCGCCGCATCTGGTGCTTGAAGGCGTTGACGACTCCAAGAAGCTGTCCGAGAAAAAGCGCGATAAGCTGTATGACGTCATATTGCAGTCCTGCACTGCTTGGGCGGTGGGCCGGGTTGATGTGGAAACGATAGACCGCATCAACATTAAGCAGGCGTCCCGCCTTGCCATGAAGCTTGCTGTCGAGGCGCTTCATGTTAAAGCTGACTACTTGCTGGTCGACGCGGAAAAAGTGGATGTGCCGCAGCCCCAGCTTGCGATCATTAAAGGTGATGCCACAAGCCAGTCCATTGCGGCTGCTTCGATTATCGCAAAAGTGACGCGTGACCGGCTATGCGCGGGGGAGTGGGAGGCGTTATATCCGGCATATGGAATTGCGGTACATAAAGGTTATGGAACCAAGTTTCATCGCGAGAAATTGCTGGAATACGGGCCAAGCCCGCTGCACCGCCAATCGTTTTTGAAAAAAATTATTCAAGTAGAACAGCAGCTGTTGTTCTGA
- a CDS encoding EscU/YscU/HrcU family type III secretion system export apparatus switch protein yields MNRKGNFAEQPLLPPRKAVALKYEPGVNQAPVVVAKGTGHTADKILEKAKEHGVPVQEDASLVEVLSKLNIEQEIPAELYTLVAEILSFIYRADRNARESIE; encoded by the coding sequence ATGAACAGAAAAGGGAACTTTGCCGAACAGCCTCTGCTGCCGCCGCGCAAAGCGGTTGCGTTAAAATACGAGCCTGGCGTAAACCAGGCGCCGGTCGTAGTCGCGAAAGGGACAGGGCATACTGCGGATAAAATATTGGAGAAAGCAAAAGAGCATGGCGTACCCGTGCAGGAGGACGCTTCTTTGGTTGAAGTGTTATCCAAGCTGAACATTGAACAGGAGATTCCTGCTGAACTGTACACGCTGGTAGCTGAGATTTTAAGTTTTATATATCGGGCAGACCGGAATGCGAGGGAAAGCATTGAATAA
- a CDS encoding YraN family protein has product MNKEAGQGKSVKPDRRRETGQYGEEAACGYLQQKGYRIIERNWRCRSGEIDIVAEEDGRLVVVEVRTRRSARRFGTAAESVNYRKQKQVADTAQFYLRTRGFGDVSVRFDVITVELDGAFVREINHIEAAF; this is encoded by the coding sequence TTGAATAAGGAAGCCGGACAAGGAAAATCGGTAAAGCCGGACCGAAGGCGGGAAACCGGCCAATATGGGGAAGAAGCGGCATGCGGTTACCTTCAGCAGAAAGGATACCGGATTATCGAACGCAACTGGCGGTGCCGCTCCGGCGAGATCGATATTGTAGCTGAGGAGGATGGGAGGCTGGTTGTGGTTGAAGTCAGGACAAGGCGCTCAGCCCGCCGGTTCGGCACAGCCGCCGAATCCGTCAACTACCGCAAACAGAAGCAGGTGGCGGATACCGCACAGTTTTATTTGCGGACGCGAGGCTTCGGGGATGTTTCTGTCCGGTTTGACGTCATTACCGTTGAATTGGATGGAGCATTCGTGCGTGAGATTAACCATATTGAAGCTGCCTTTTGA